In Chryseobacterium gleum, a single genomic region encodes these proteins:
- a CDS encoding thermonuclease family protein yields MKRLMLLYVLFPVFLFSQTTGKVIKISDGDTITLLLKGNQQKKLRLAEVDCPENGQAFGKNAKQFTSAQVFGKTVSFVETTTDRYGRSIAKVYYDDGKYLSKELIKAGLGWWYFSYSKDDSLGKLQEAAQQKKIGLWQDSNAIAPWDYRKMKRELRNTKKIEAAKSATKTKEAV; encoded by the coding sequence ATGAAACGATTAATGCTGCTGTATGTACTTTTCCCTGTATTCCTATTCTCACAGACGACCGGAAAAGTGATCAAAATTTCAGACGGAGATACCATTACTTTACTGTTAAAAGGCAATCAGCAAAAAAAGCTGAGGCTGGCTGAAGTCGATTGTCCGGAAAATGGGCAGGCGTTTGGTAAAAATGCAAAACAGTTTACTTCTGCTCAGGTTTTTGGGAAAACCGTAAGCTTTGTTGAAACCACTACAGACCGTTATGGAAGATCCATTGCGAAAGTGTATTATGACGATGGGAAATACCTTTCCAAAGAGCTTATCAAAGCAGGATTGGGATGGTGGTATTTTTCCTATTCCAAAGATGACTCTTTGGGAAAACTGCAGGAAGCTGCACAGCAGAAAAAAATAGGACTTTGGCAGGATAGTAATGCCATTGCTCCCTGGGACTACCGCAAAATGAAACGGGAACTTAGGAATACCAAGAAAATCGAAGCTGCTAAGAGCGCAACAAAAACAAAAGAAGCAGTGTAA
- a CDS encoding sulfite exporter TauE/SafE family protein: MGHWEIFFFFLIIAFIYSSVGFGGGSSYLAVLAMYSLPYQEIRLTALICNVIVVIGGVFIYIRNKQIDWKKILPLTLVSVPMAYLGAVLKISQETFFLVLGATLIMAALLLWVKTETKNEENPSKYTKATPFKNGFLGGGIGFLSGLVGIGGGIFLSPLLNLMKWDTPRKIAAASSVFILVNSISGIFGQLSKLSADMDYFRIMSLCFAVFIGGQIGSRMSLKWNPLVIKRMTAVLVLVAGINVLIKYW, encoded by the coding sequence ATGGGGCATTGGGAAATCTTTTTCTTTTTTTTAATCATCGCTTTCATTTATTCTTCTGTGGGATTTGGTGGAGGATCCAGTTACCTTGCTGTTCTGGCAATGTACAGTCTTCCTTATCAGGAAATACGGTTAACAGCACTTATCTGTAATGTTATTGTAGTAATAGGAGGAGTATTTATTTATATCAGAAATAAGCAGATTGATTGGAAGAAAATACTGCCGCTTACCCTTGTAAGTGTTCCCATGGCATACCTGGGAGCTGTTTTGAAAATAAGCCAGGAGACTTTTTTCCTGGTATTAGGTGCCACCTTAATCATGGCTGCGCTGTTGCTTTGGGTAAAGACAGAAACAAAAAATGAAGAAAATCCTTCGAAATATACAAAAGCTACACCTTTCAAAAACGGATTTTTAGGAGGAGGAATCGGGTTTTTATCAGGATTGGTAGGCATTGGCGGAGGGATTTTTCTTTCCCCATTGTTAAACCTCATGAAATGGGATACCCCACGGAAAATTGCAGCGGCGTCAAGTGTTTTCATATTGGTAAATTCAATATCAGGAATCTTTGGCCAGTTATCTAAGCTGTCTGCAGATATGGATTATTTCAGAATCATGAGTTTATGTTTTGCCGTGTTCATTGGCGGGCAGATCGGTTCCAGGATGTCCCTGAAATGGAATCCTTTAGTCATCAAAAGAATGACGGCTGTTCTGGTTCTAGTGGCCGGAATAAACGTTTTAATAAAATATTGGTAA
- a CDS encoding MoaD/ThiS family protein, translated as MKLKILAFGITKDIFGTSEKEIEIHEGASVKALKELLEKDFPELKKLKSYFIAVDDEYAEDDQIITVSNEIAIIPPVSGG; from the coding sequence ATGAAACTTAAAATACTGGCATTCGGAATAACGAAAGATATTTTCGGAACTTCAGAGAAAGAAATAGAAATACATGAAGGAGCAAGTGTCAAAGCACTCAAGGAGCTTCTGGAAAAAGACTTTCCGGAACTGAAAAAATTAAAATCCTATTTTATTGCCGTTGACGATGAATATGCAGAAGATGATCAGATCATAACAGTGTCTAACGAAATAGCAATAATCCCTCCGGTAAGCGGCGGCTAA
- a CDS encoding molybdenum cofactor biosynthesis protein MoaE yields the protein MVDIKITEHILDLTDCFALASDHAYGGIASFVGTVRNHTKGKPVTRLEYECYQSMAVKEIQKIADKAISLFSVKNIVVHHRTGVLFPGDAAVIIVVSDGHRNAVFDACSFMIENIKKTVPIWKKEIFEDGEEWVSAHP from the coding sequence ATGGTTGATATAAAAATAACAGAACACATACTGGATCTTACAGATTGCTTTGCTCTTGCTTCTGATCACGCATACGGAGGAATAGCGTCATTTGTAGGAACCGTACGAAATCATACCAAAGGTAAACCTGTTACCCGTCTGGAATATGAATGCTATCAATCTATGGCCGTCAAGGAAATACAAAAAATAGCAGATAAAGCCATTTCCTTATTTTCAGTGAAGAATATTGTTGTTCACCACCGCACGGGAGTCTTGTTTCCCGGTGATGCTGCCGTGATCATTGTGGTAAGTGACGGGCATAGAAATGCGGTTTTCGATGCCTGCAGCTTTATGATTGAAAATATAAAAAAGACCGTTCCTATCTGGAAAAAAGAAATTTTTGAAGATGGTGAAGAGTGGGTTTCGGCGCATCCCTGA